From Candidatus Limnocylindrales bacterium, the proteins below share one genomic window:
- a CDS encoding c-type cytochrome codes for MLKSRPWLVPALLVLIILAQQAYLMAPTLQRWIFPPPAEKALEGVRLVQDLACFACHGAEGGGGIINPGAAAGKKVVPALSGGEIMMWADNEEEIRQWIMNGRPDDEEPETRSGVSAGQGTGRALVMPAYKDHLNEDELDSLMLYIKAISGLQFPEEGKTRAGFELAHELGCFRCHGPMGVGGVANPGSLKGYVPGFTGEDYAELVQSPAEAAQWIRDGVTERFKNNPLAYRILERQAIKMPAYGPYLSDGQIDSLVAVVDWLNKGQWREMPVP; via the coding sequence ATGCTCAAGTCTCGTCCCTGGCTCGTGCCGGCGCTGCTCGTCCTCATCATCCTGGCGCAGCAGGCCTATCTGATGGCTCCGACCCTGCAGCGATGGATCTTTCCGCCGCCGGCGGAAAAGGCGCTCGAAGGCGTCCGGCTGGTGCAGGATCTGGCCTGCTTTGCCTGCCACGGGGCCGAGGGCGGCGGTGGCATCATCAACCCCGGCGCGGCGGCAGGAAAGAAGGTCGTGCCGGCGCTGTCGGGCGGCGAGATCATGATGTGGGCAGACAACGAGGAGGAGATCCGCCAGTGGATCATGAACGGCCGGCCCGATGACGAGGAGCCCGAGACTCGCTCGGGCGTCAGCGCAGGGCAGGGCACGGGGCGGGCGCTGGTCATGCCCGCCTACAAGGACCATCTGAACGAAGACGAGCTCGACAGCCTGATGCTCTACATCAAGGCGATCTCGGGCCTGCAGTTCCCCGAGGAAGGTAAGACGCGCGCCGGCTTCGAGCTTGCCCACGAGCTCGGCTGCTTCCGCTGCCACGGCCCGATGGGCGTGGGTGGCGTCGCCAATCCCGGCTCGCTCAAGGGCTACGTGCCGGGCTTTACCGGTGAGGACTACGCCGAGCTCGTGCAGAGCCCGGCCGAAGCCGCGCAGTGGATCCGCGACGGCGTCACCGAGCGCTTCAAGAACAACCCGCTCGCCTACCGAATCCTCGAGCGTCAGGCCATCAAGATGCCGGCCTACGGACCGTACCTGAGCGACGGACAGATCGACTCGCTGGTGGCCGTCGTCGACTGGCTGAACAAGGGGCAGTGGCGCGAAATGCCCGTGCCTTAG